The Neodiprion lecontei isolate iyNeoLeco1 chromosome 6, iyNeoLeco1.1, whole genome shotgun sequence sequence GAGCATGTTGCTAACTgagcaaaaaataataatttgtttttggcTGAACTTTATCGATATTACTTATTGTAGAAACTTCAGATGAACAGATAAGAGAATGCTTCATTAAGTGACCTATCGAATAATGCGAAAGTGAAACTAAAATTTACTCCGggtgaaatattcatttctgAGTGACGCAACAAATTCTTCGATTTTGTTCCTTTTGAGATTACAACTACATCACACATGCTCTATGTGTAACATCCGAGTATGGATTCCAAAATTTCAACCGTAAGCACCTACGGCAGTGATGTAACCGTTACAGAGCTGAGTGGTATTACACTGATGCAATTCTTGCTGATGGGATGCACATCTATTGAACATCcgttaaatataatttatgtatacaatCTGAACGtcgtaattcatttttcgtacgAATCTGAGTAACGTTAAAATTATGAATCGGGTAAGATACGCGTTTAACGATGCTACGGCTATTAGGCAAATGGAGGTGTTTATTAAGCGAATATCTTCACACGATGAAAGTGGCAGTATACTTTGAATATCTTTGTGTGATTGAGGGAGTTTaagacatgaaaaaaaatgctaacCGAGTTGATAACAATAGTATTGCTACTAAGAAGGGTCcagttatttttgttgtttacGTAAACACGGGGATGTATTTCGGACGTCAATTACTTGAGAGACATAATTATAGATACTTTAgaataaacaattttatgCGGCAGATTGTGACCAGTTTTCAGCAGTTATGTAACTGAATACATTGTGCTAAGTACCTGGGAGCACATTACACAGGaatcatgtatatataattaaatgtTACTGTGACAAATCGTGATCTGAACGATAGAAGTGATTTGCTTCAAATAATTTTGGTGATTAGGCTCGATACTGTGTCCAAAACATAAGTGTCATCGATTTGAATTATTCCCTTTGTGATACTGCAAACTTTTCGATTGACGTGAAATTTTAACAGTCAagtttaatgaaataaatatttttgtctgtttGGATTGCTTGTATTCAGTAAATTCCAAGACCTTGGTTCCAAGCCTCGGTTTAATGCGTCGCCCATTTTTTCAgaacatttgaaaatcatCCCAAACCTGCTCTGATAGAGTAGAGAACAAAAATTAGCATCTAGTTTGCAATCTCATGATGAACCATCGAAAAAAGCCACTTATTAGTAAAAAAGGTCGAAATGATCCATGAATACTTTAAAAACacgcaaaaatttaatataaatattatgtatttgtgaaacgaaattttttatatcttaaaaattgtttaattaaaaatttatctgaatATTATCCATTGCAAATAAGTGGcgtaatttgatgttttataATCAGATTGCAAATTGGATGCCAACTTTTCTTTGCTACACCATCAGAAAAGCTGTGAAACTATTGGGAATGTTTATAAGAAAACGTGTACCCCAAGGAGGTTTTTGAAGAGGATCAATTTATGATCTTATTTGAAGTAATATCTTGGATAATTTACTGAATGCAATTAGTCCAAGCCAGTAGGAGAAAACTTATTTCATGAAACAGTATTGATGATTGAATTCCCGGTAAGGAATGTAATCAATAATGAATTACAATGTTCATAATGAAGGATATTTATTGGCAAATAAAACATAGCTCCTTAAAATTATACTTTGCTTCATGTAGTGCATCTTATCCAACTGCTTTCATTGAAGTTCATTCtattaaaaatagaatacGTATATAGTTTTTCAATCATctcaaaaaatcttttcacaAATTACAAAAGACTCTCGAGTAATCTCTGCATTTCGAGTTTCCATGAACGTGACACGCTTAAACACTTAAATATCATGAAATCGGACGTTAAGTTCTACGAGTCAGTTATGTCACGAAAATCAGTGTAAATAGTAGAATAAATTCACACCATTGGCGAGGTCATTGAGAAGCCTTTTAACTTGTCTCTGACAATGAAATCGTCGAGGCAACTGTATTCTGCAGCTCCGTCTTACAGGCTCTGCGAGCTCTTCAAATTCTGTTCTTGACTTTGAGAAACTTGTTGGACAGCCGATGACGTATTGGACTCTTCTCGGTTGAATTGGAACGTGGATGAGGTTGGTTTAGTCTCCGTGAAAGATGCTGCAATTGCAGTCGGAGCACCAGTACGGTACTGGAAGGGCTGTTGGTAAGGTACGGCCTTGGCGTGATCTATGTAATACTGTTGCTTAACGCCGGCAGGTAAGTGGGAATCAGTAATTCTTGCGAAGGGATAAGCAGGATTATCAGCACCGAAGTAGCCTTGGTAACCCTGGTAATTTTCAGGTCTGCCATAGAAGTTGTTGTGTCGATAGCTTCCGTCGTAACTGCCGAAGCCTGGGTAGGCGGAATGAACGCTGGGCCCGTAATTGGTTCCAATGGCATTGTTGTAGGCATTGTAGCCCGGAGTGTAGGGTGAAACTGCACCAAATGCTGCAGTGTGGTAGATGTCCTTGGCGTTATTGGACCCATCGGTAGCTTTTTCGCTTTCTAAAAATTCGCTGAACGTTAGTTTGTAATTGAGATTTTGACGTACCTAGCAAGTCACTGCCTCATCCTTAAGCCGTTAGTAAAGGTTCTACAGACTAGCTGGTAGATTAAAATGAGACTCAGAATTACCTGCAGGAGATTCGTTGCCTGTCGGTTTAACTTCGGATGAAACCTTGTCAGCGAACTTGGCTGATTCCTTGGTACCAAACGGAGTAATGCTGTAGCCTGGATAAACAGTTGGGTTGTACTTGTTGTATCCGAACGTGTTAAATGCAGAATTGTAGCCGGGAGCTGCACCATAGGGGTATTGATTGAAGGATTGGCTTGGGAAGGTCGGTCGATAACCGGAAACGAAAGTAGATGCACCGGGAGAACCAAATTTGGATTGGCTGGATGTTGCTACATTGCTAGTAACTGACGATGAGCTTACAGCTGGTACTGAAGCCTTCTCGTTGTCTGTAAAGTAAGACATTCGATTTGTTTTACGTTCAGATCAACTACCTAGAAATGCAGGTGCATTGATACAGCTGCTTTTTCAACGTCATTAAGTTACTGATGGAAAATGGTGCTTGGTAGAGAATATGAAGACAGTAAGAAGCTGTTCAAAATTACCTGCAACAGCTCCACTGCTTGCTGGTTTGGCTTCTGTAGCAGGCGCATCAGCGGACTTGACTGATTCTTGGGCACCGGATGAACTGAAGCTGTAGCCTGGATACACAGTTGGGTTGTATTTGTTGTATCCGAACGTGTTAAATCCAGAATTGTACGCGGGAGCTGCACCATAGTGGTATTGATTGAAGGATTGGCTTGGGAAGGTCGGTCCATAACCGGAAACGAAAGTAGATGCACCAGGAGCACCAAATTTGGATTGGCTGGATGCTGCTACATTGCTAGTAACTGACGGTGAGCTTACCGCTGGTATTGAAACCTTCTCGTTGTCTGTAAAGTAAGACATGCGATTTATTTTACGTTCAGATCAACTACCTAGAAATGCAGGTGCATTGATACAGCTGCTTTTACAACGTCATTAAGCTACTGATGGAGAATAGTGCTTGGTAGAGAATCTGAAGGCAGAAACAAGCTGTTCAAAATTACCTGCAGCAGCTCCACTGTTTGCTGGTTTGGCTTCTGTAGCAGGCGTATCAGCGGACTTGACTGTTTTTTGGGCACCGGATGGAGTAAAGCTGAAGCCTGGATACACAGTTGGGTTGTACTTGTTGTATCCGAACGTGTTAAATCCAGAATTGTACCCGGGAGCTGCACCATAGGGGTATTGATTGAAGGATTGGCTTGGGAAGGTCGGTCGATAAACGGAAACGAAAGTAGATGCACCGGGAGAACCAAATTTGGATTGGCTGGATGTTGCTACATTGCTAGTAACTGACGGTGAGCTCACAGCTTGCACTGAATCCTTCTCTTTGTCTGTAAAGTAAGACATGCGATTTGTTTTACGTTCAGATCAACTACCTAGAAATGCAGGTGCATTGATACAGCTGCTTTTTCAACGTCATTAAGTTACTGATGGAAAATGGTGCTTGGTAGAGAATATGAAGACAGTAAGAAGCTGTTCAAAATTACCTGCAACAGCTCCACTGCTTGCTGGTTTGGCTTCTGTAGCAGGCGCATCAGCGGACTTGACTGATTCTTGGGCACCGGATGAACTGAAGCTGTAGCCTGGATACACAGTTGGGTTGTACTTGTTGTATCCGAACGTGTTAAATCCAGAATTGTACCCGGGAGCTGCACCATAGGGGTATTGATTGAAGGATTGGCTTGGGAAGGTCGGTCGATAACCGGAAACGAAAGTAGATGCACCGGGAGAACCAAATTTGGATTGGCTGGATGTTGCTACATTGCTAGTAACTGACGGTGAGCTCACAGCTTGCACTGAATCCTTCTCTTTGTCTGTAAAGTAAGACATGCGATTTGTTTTACGTTCAGATCAACTACCTAGAAATGCAGGTGCATTGATACAGCTGCTTTTTCAACGTCATTAAGTTACTGATGGAAAATGGTGCTTGGTAGAGAATATGAAGGCAGTAAGAAGCTGTTCAAAATTACCTGCAACAGCTCCACTGCTTGCTGGTTTGGCTTCTGTAGCAGTCGCATCAGCGGACTTGACTGATTCTTGGGCACCGGATGAACTGAAGCTGTAGCCTGGATACACAGTTGGGTTGTACTTGTTGTATCCGAACGTGTTAAATCCAGAATTGTACCCGGGAGCTGCACCATAGGGGTATTGATTGAAGGATTGGCTTGGGAAGGTCGGTCGATAACCGGAAACGAAAGTAGATGCACCGGGAGAACCAAATTTGGATTGGCTGGATGTTGCTACATTGCTAGTAACTGACGGTGAGCTCACAGCTTGCACTGAATCCTTCTCTTTGTCTGTAAAGTAAGACATGCGATTTGTTTTACGTTCAGATCAACTACCTAGAAATGCAGGTGCATTGATACAGCTGCTTTTTCAACGTCATTAAGTTACTGATGGAAAATGGTGCTTGGTAGAGAATATGAAGGCAGTAAGAAGCTGTTCAAAATTACCTGCAACAGCTCCACTGCTTGCTGGTTTGGCTTCTGTAGCAGTCGCATCAGCGGACTTGACTGATTCTTGGGCACCGGATGAACTGAAGCTGTAGCCTGGATACACAGTTGGGTTGTACTTGTTGTATCCGAACGTGTTAAATCCAGAATTGTACCCGGGAGCTGCACCATAGGGGTATTGATTGAAGGATTGGCTTGGGAAGGTCGGTCGATAACCGGAAACGAAAGTAGATGCACCGGGAGAACCAAATTTGGATTGGCTGGATGTTGCTACATTGCTAGTAACTGACGGTGAGCTCACAGCTTGCACTGAATCCTTCTCTTTGTCTGTAAAGTAAGACATGCGATTTGTTTTACGTTCAGATCAACTACCTAGAAATGCAGGTGCATTGATACAGCTGCTTTTTCAACGTCATTAAGTTACTGATGGAAAATGGTGCTTGGTAGAGAATATGAAGGCAGTAAGAAGCTGTTCAAAATTACCTGCAACAGCTCCACTGCTTGCTGGTTTGGCTTCTGTAGCAGTCGCATCAGCGGACTTGACTGATTCTTGGGCACCGGATGAACTGAAGCTGTAGCCTGGATACACAGTTGGGTTGTACTTGTTGTATCCGAACGTGTTAAATCCAGAATTGTACCCGGGAGCTGCACCATAGGGGTATTGATTGAAGGATTGGCTTGGGAAGGTCGGTCGATAACCGGAAACGAAAGTAGATGCACCGGGAGAACCAAATTTGGATTGGCTGGATGTTGCTACATTGCTAGTAACTGACGGTGAGCTCACAGCTTGCACTGAATCCTTCTCTTTGTCTGTAAAGTAAGACATGCGATTTATTTTACGTTCAGATCAACTACCTAGAAATGCAGGTGCATTGATACAGCTGCTTTTACAACGTCATTAAGTTACTGATGGAGAATGGCGCTTGGTAGAAAATCTGAAGGCAGAAAGAAGCTGTTCAAAATTACCTGCAACAGATCCACTGCTTGCTGGTTTGGCTTCTGTAGTGGGCGCATCATCGGACTTGACTGGTGTTGCAGCAGCCACCTGTGAGTTGAGAGAAGAGTCGACAGTCGATTGGAAGGGAGCTACTACAGTGCTTGTGGTCAGACCGGCATCACTGTCTTTTACTGCGGATTGCACGGCAGCTTTGCTGAATCCACTGGATAGTACGCCAGCAGATGAAACACTCGTGACAGGAACGGATTGTACGGCAGCACCACTGTATGCTACTCCGTCGATCGGGGAGTTGGAGACAGGAGCAGATTCTACAGTAGGTTTTGCAGCATCGGTCGCAGGTACTTGAGCTAGTGAGTTGTCCTTGTCAGAAGTAGATGCCTCAGCAGATTTGTTAGCATCAGCAGATTGTACTTCAGTCGGTGCATTGTCCTTCACAGAAGCAGTTTCTACGGCAGTTTTGGCAGTATCTGTAAAATGACACGATCGTGTTGTAATAGCATGTACACAGGTTGTTCATGACAGATATTTtcttatgtttaattaatttgcATGGGTGTTCAAGCAAAGACGCTCAAAGTTAAtagtttacaaaaaattacctTTCAAATTATCGCTGCCGACGGACTTGACCTCTACCTTAGCCGTATCAGAAGACTTGGTTGATTCCTTGGCACCAAAACCGAAGGAGTCAAAGCCGCGATTGAATGCCGGGTCATATCTGTTTTGGCCAAAGGTATTGAAGCCCGGAGTATAACCAGAGACTGCGCCAAAGGCAGACGGATGATAGGATTGGCCTGCGAAGGGAGAACGGTAGCCAGATCCGAAAACAGGCACAGCGGGTGAGCTGAATTTGGTTTGGAAGGGAGATGTGACACCAGCAGTGGCTGCTTCAAAATTACTGGCAGGTGCCTTCGCGGTCGAATCATCTGCGACAGCAGACTTTACGGCTGACGTGCTGGCATCTGTCATATGACAAAAACTGGCTCTGAGCATACTTACAGGTACTTtgggtatgattttttttgatatctGATTTATTTGCAACTACATTCGAGCAAAGTAGCTTGACGTTGCGTACAATTCACACAAAATTACCTGCGGAAGCTTCGCTGCTGACGGACTTGACTTCTACGGTAGCCGTGTCAGAAGACTTGGCTGGTTCCTTGGCACCAAAACCGAAGGAGTCAAAGCCGCGATTGAATGCCGGGTTATATCTGTTTTGGCCAAAGGTATTGAAGCCCGGAGTATAACCAGAGACTGCGCCAAAGGCAGACGGATGATAGGATTGGCCTGCGAAGGGAGAACGGTAGCCAGATCCGAAAACAGGCACAGCGGGTGAGCTGAATTTGGTTTGGAAGGGAGATGTGACACCAGCAGTGGCTGCTTCAAAATTACTGGCAGGTGCCTTCGCGGTTGAATCGTCTGCGACAGCAGATTTTACGGCTGACGTGCTGGCATCTGTCATATGACAAAAACTGGCTCTGAGCATACTTACAGGTACTTtgggtatgattttttttgatatctGATTCATTTGCAACTACATTCGAGCAAAGTAGCTTGACGTTGCGTACAATTCACACAAAATTACCTGCGGAAGCTTCGCTGCTGACGGACTTGACTTCTACGGTAGCCGTGTCAGAAGACTTGGCTGGTTCCTTGGCACCAAAACCGAAGGAGTCAAAGCCGCGATTGAATGCGGGGTCATATCTGTTTTGGCCGAAACTATTGAAGCCTGGAGTGTAACCAGGACCTGCATTGAAACCAGATGAATAGTAGGACTGATCGGCAAGAGGAGAGCGGTAGCCAGAGCCAAAGCCAGGTCCATAAGGAGTGCCAAAGTTAGACTGGAAGGGGGTTGGGGCGGCACCGAACGTAGAGCGACCTTGAACGAATAATGGCTTGGAAAATGATTTGCCTTTAATAGcatcgaattttttcaggtGTTCAGCTTGAACTCTTTATATGCATATTCCTATATTCGATTGTTAGTTGGAATTGATTTGCGTGAAATTACCTGCAGGAGCGTTCAAACTGGCGGATCCAAATTCTACTTTGATTCCATCACCAGACTTCACTGCTTTTTCAGCAGTGCTAGCGGGTTCTTTCTGGGCTGAGATGTCCAAGCTTTTGGCAGTCTTAGCTTTCACTTGAGCTTTGTTTGTCGGTTCGACTATCTCCGAGTCAGTCTTGACAGCTGTTATTTGAGCGGGTTCAGCATTGACTTCTGCGGATTTCAATTCCACTTTACTTTCCTCAGTAGGCTTGACGATCCCCTGCTCAAACTCGACAGATTGCCCTTGTTCTAAGGTACTAGTTGATGAAACACCCTCATTTTTGACAGGAATAACTGATTCGTCCTTAGGCAAAGCGGTGTTACTCTCTTCGATGGGTGCGGCCTGTTGAGGCACCTGAACAAACCAAAGATTGTCACTATTAGACCGGATCAAATGCAGCCACGTAAATACGTGTGAAACGAAATAGTCTGGTTTTATTattaacgaattttttaaaatttccattgcaatggtgaaatttcaagtttttgaaatttccacaACAAAACATAATTTCCAGTCGCATTTCAGAAATGAGAGTGAGAGCGACTAAAAAGTAGAAAGTACTTCTGCCTAAGGATAtctctgaaatattttccaaaaagTTTAAAGTATGTTTAGATTTCAGACGAGCAATAAGAGTCATACGGTAAAAAATGTACcttgataataatagtaataatagtaaaatGTGTATTATTTGTTCAATTGGGTCAGTATCAAATAGCCGTGAATTGTCGACTTTACctggttttcaaatttcaaatgatcACTTTATAACTCGTTTGAGGAGTATCAATGAGATTCATTATCGTCTGACTATGTCGGCAGTCATATTATTTTATGagaacaataaaacaaaaaagaaaaaatagctGCAAACGAATTGCCAATGTGATCTTTTCCTGAATTAAGAAAGAGTGCTAAGTACACTGCAACTATCAAATACTCAGTAtggaatgaatatttattcttttcataATCACGGTTATTGAACGATTACTAATAGAATTCTTTAATTGAAGGCGGGTTGCTTGTTTATCAGTATCTCCAAATTGATGATAACAAAAGAAGGGATATTCATCAGAAAGTACCTCAACACCGGTGCGTTTAGCTTCATTGGCATCAACCGTGGACTTAACAGCGGCAACATTGCTCTTCggggattcgaaatttttgttgtCAGTGAATGAGCCCGAGGAAGTTCCAGTATCGACGCTTTGGGCTCCTGAATATACTGATGGCACATCGGGATGATTATCACCAAAAAGGACGTCTGTCTTTGTCCGTTCGGAGGGAGCGGCGAAGGCCGCGGCCAGAAGGAAAATctggaaggaaaaataaaagtaagatTAAAAATTGGCTGAATTATGGATCGAATCTTCAGTTTATATTATACTCCAGGCTGTTGGTTAAGAATACCGGATTTCACGTTGAAGTAATCATAAATATCACACGTAAATATAGTTTTTGTTAAAGTTGAGGTGGACAAGATGCGAGGAGATGTTAAAGACGCGACTGGTTTATGGTTGAAACCAGCTATAGTGGTCCCTTTTTTTCCTAGGCTGTTATCGCGTTATATTTTAGTCATTACTGAAAGTGATTTTGGTATCATGGCATTCTTAAAATAGCATCGCCTCATTAAAATATTGCAGCCATAATTACTACCGCTcaataatgataaataaataaaggttGTAAccgatgaggaaaaaattagataACTGCAATAAAATCCATACAAAAGACTAGACCTCGTTAAAATACTGTAGCCATAATTACTACTCCTCAATGATGATAGAGGTTGTAACTGATTAGGAAAAAATATGGTAACTGCAATAAGACTAATTGATTGGTAAGATCGTAAAATTCTTTATGTCGATTGTGCTGAATTATCGATCAATTAAACCCAATATGTTGTTTGGTATCCCCACTCAAGGGGACtcaagagagaaggagaactTATTTAACCAAAATGGGaagaaattgtttaaaaatccTCACCGCTAAAAATAGCTTCATGTTCAACGACGAATGTGAACAGAAGACTGACCACTGGTTTCGGGTGATTTCAACCTTTTATACGGTGGAAGGATCCTCCCAATGATTCCGCGATCCAATCAAATTTAGGGAactagaatttttcattttgtgccATTGGTTATTTTGAAGGTGATTTACATAGTGTATGAAATTGGCTAAACTCATCGACGATAGTTAACCGTTTGAGGCGATTGCAAATTGAaagattacaatttttcttgtttaGCGTGTTCGTGGAACATTTGATACCTGCGTCGTGACGTAGGCCATGCCTGCACACATGGAGTGCCGAAACAGAGATCGAGAAgaatattatgaaatttcCAGTTTACTGTCAGCGTTGAGGGATTTTAATTAAACTGTCAAAATCGCTGCCCATTGTGAAAGAAGATCCAAATAAACAAAGTTTCCAAAAGTGTTCAGATAAAAAGATGTTAGTCACAATGCAgagaaatgtttcaaattttttttttccttccataTCTCGCAGGTTGAATAGCAGAAAAACAATCAATTTAGAGGGTGCCCAAAGAAAGCTTCCCTGCATTTAATGGTGAACGAGAGTACACCTCataagatgaaaataattttgtacctTTTGTACGTACTAGTTAATTGTTCTGTTGGAGTTGTCGgatgttttatttaaaattttaagtcAACATATTTCTCACGGTATATAAAATATCGTGTCACGACATCACCTCGAAATTTCAATAGCCTCAATTGTTAGTTTCACAAGACATGAGAGATAGAACAGAATGTTTGTTTCttgccgaaaaatttacatggAACCAATACCTGCGCCTAGCAATGTCTCCATTTCATTTTCCCCGTGGCTTATTATGTTGATTAAAATctaattttaacgaaaatttttataataacgcATTTAAACTTcggaatatgaaaaatatagaaaataatttgctCAACTGTACAGTCTGCGGATATTTACGAATTCTATGTATGGTCTTATGTCCTCCCAATTACATTTTCTTGGTTTTTCCAAGTCCGAAGTTTCATTTCATAATTTCCAAGGTCTAAGATTCAAAAAACTAACTTCCAGGTTGAAATGATGGTTTTGCAGAGTACTGgatgtgaattatttttttcgacagtGATCGGATGAAGCAATAGACTTAGTCAGAAGGGTGTGGCTCGCCAAATCCCGCTAAGAATATAAGTTCGATTCCAGTGAGTTGTTAATCTTGTTGTTGTGGT is a genomic window containing:
- the LOC107216766 gene encoding hornerin isoform X1, whose translation is MKLFLAIFLLAAAFAAPSERTKTDVLFGDNHPDVPSVYSGAQSVDTGTSSGSFTDNKNFESPKSNVAAVKSTVDANEAKRTGVEVPQQAAPIEESNTALPKDESVIPVKNEGVSSTSTLEQGQSVEFEQGIVKPTEESKVELKSAEVNAEPAQITAVKTDSEIVEPTNKAQVKAKTAKSLDISAQKEPASTAEKAVKSGDGIKVEFGSASLNAPAGRSTFGAAPTPFQSNFGTPYGPGFGSGYRSPLADQSYYSSGFNAGPGYTPGFNSFGQNRYDPAFNRGFDSFGFGAKEPAKSSDTATVEVKSVSSEASADASTSAVKSAVADDSTAKAPASNFEAATAGVTSPFQTKFSSPAVPVFGSGYRSPFAGQSYHPSAFGAVSGYTPGFNTFGQNRYNPAFNRGFDSFGFGAKEPAKSSDTATVEVKSVSSEASADASTSAVKSAVADDSTAKAPASNFEAATAGVTSPFQTKFSSPAVPVFGSGYRSPFAGQSYHPSAFGAVSGYTPGFNTFGQNRYDPAFNRGFDSFGFGAKESTKSSDTAKVEVKSVGSDNLKDTAKTAVETASVKDNAPTEVQSADANKSAEASTSDKDNSLAQVPATDAAKPTVESAPVSNSPIDGVAYSGAAVQSVPVTSVSSAGVLSSGFSKAAVQSAVKDSDAGLTTSTVVAPFQSTVDSSLNSQVAAATPVKSDDAPTTEAKPASSGSVADKEKDSVQAVSSPSVTSNVATSSQSKFGSPGASTFVSGYRPTFPSQSFNQYPYGAAPGYNSGFNTFGYNKYNPTVYPGYSFSSSGAQESVKSADATATEAKPASSGAVADKEKDSVQAVSSPSVTSNVATSSQSKFGSPGASTFVSGYRPTFPSQSFNQYPYGAAPGYNSGFNTFGYNKYNPTVYPGYSFSSSGAQESVKSADATATEAKPASSGAVADKEKDSVQAVSSPSVTSNVATSSQSKFGSPGASTFVSGYRPTFPSQSFNQYPYGAAPGYNSGFNTFGYNKYNPTVYPGYSFSSSGAQESVKSADATATEAKPASSGAVADKEKDSVQAVSSPSVTSNVATSSQSKFGSPGASTFVSGYRPTFPSQSFNQYPYGAAPGYNSGFNTFGYNKYNPTVYPGYSFSSSGAQESVKSADAPATEAKPASSGAVADKEKDSVQAVSSPSVTSNVATSSQSKFGSPGASTFVSVYRPTFPSQSFNQYPYGAAPGYNSGFNTFGYNKYNPTVYPGFSFTPSGAQKTVKSADTPATEAKPANSGAAADNEKVSIPAVSSPSVTSNVAASSQSKFGAPGASTFVSGYGPTFPSQSFNQYHYGAAPAYNSGFNTFGYNKYNPTVYPGYSFSSSGAQESVKSADAPATEAKPASSGAVADNEKASVPAVSSSSVTSNVATSSQSKFGSPGASTFVSGYRPTFPSQSFNQYPYGAAPGYNSAFNTFGYNKYNPTVYPGYSITPFGTKESAKFADKVSSEVKPTGNESPAESEKATDGSNNAKDIYHTAAFGAVSPYTPGYNAYNNAIGTNYGPSVHSAYPGFGSYDGSYRHNNFYGRPENYQGYQGYFGADNPAYPFARITDSHLPAGVKQQYYIDHAKAVPYQQPFQYRTGAPTAIAASFTETKPTSSTFQFNREESNTSSAVQQVSQSQEQNLKSSQSL
- the LOC107216766 gene encoding hornerin isoform X2, producing MKLFLAIFLLAAAFAAPSERTKTDVLFGDNHPDVPSVYSGAQSVDTGTSSGSFTDNKNFESPKSNVAAVKSTVDANEAKRTGVEVPQQAAPIEESNTALPKDESVIPVKNEGVSSTSTLEQGQSVEFEQGIVKPTEESKVELKSAEVNAEPAQITAVKTDSEIVEPTNKAQVKAKTAKSLDISAQKEPASTAEKAVKSGDGIKVEFGSASLNAPAGRSTFGAAPTPFQSNFGTPYGPGFGSGYRSPLADQSYYSSGFNAGPGYTPGFNSFGQNRYDPAFNRGFDSFGFGAKEPAKSSDTATVEVKSVSSEASADASTSAVKSAVADDSTAKAPASNFEAATAGVTSPFQTKFSSPAVPVFGSGYRSPFAGQSYHPSAFGAVSGYTPGFNTFGQNRYNPAFNRGFDSFGFGAKEPAKSSDTATVEVKSVSSEASADASTSAVKSAVADDSTAKAPASNFEAATAGVTSPFQTKFSSPAVPVFGSGYRSPFAGQSYHPSAFGAVSGYTPGFNTFGQNRYDPAFNRGFDSFGFGAKESTKSSDTAKVEVKSVGSDNLKDTAKTAVETASVKDNAPTEVQSADANKSAEASTSDKDNSLAQVPATDAAKPTVESAPVSNSPIDGVAYSGAAVQSVPVTSVSSAGVLSSGFSKAAVQSAVKDSDAGLTTSTVVAPFQSTVDSSLNSQVAAATPVKSDDAPTTEAKPASSGSVADKEKDSVQAVSSPSVTSNVATSSQSKFGSPGASTFVSGYRPTFPSQSFNQYPYGAAPGYNSGFNTFGYNKYNPTVYPGYSFSSSGAQESVKSADATATEAKPASSGAVADKEKDSVQAVSSPSVTSNVATSSQSKFGSPGASTFVSGYRPTFPSQSFNQYPYGAAPGYNSGFNTFGYNKYNPTVYPGYSFSSSGAQESVKSADATATEAKPASSGAVADKEKDSVQAVSSPSVTSNVATSSQSKFGSPGASTFVSGYRPTFPSQSFNQYPYGAAPGYNSGFNTFGYNKYNPTVYPGYSFSSSGAQESVKSADATATEAKPASSGAVADKEKDSVQAVSSPSVTSNVATSSQSKFGSPGASTFVSGYRPTFPSQSFNQYPYGAAPGYNSGFNTFGYNKYNPTVYPGYSFSSSGAQESVKSADAPATEAKPASSGAVADKEKDSVQAVSSPSVTSNVATSSQSKFGSPGASTFVSVYRPTFPSQSFNQYPYGAAPGYNSGFNTFGYNKYNPTVYPGFSFTPSGAQKTVKSADTPATEAKPANSGAAADNEKASVPAVSSSSVTSNVATSSQSKFGSPGASTFVSGYRPTFPSQSFNQYPYGAAPGYNSAFNTFGYNKYNPTVYPGYSITPFGTKESAKFADKVSSEVKPTGNESPAESEKATDGSNNAKDIYHTAAFGAVSPYTPGYNAYNNAIGTNYGPSVHSAYPGFGSYDGSYRHNNFYGRPENYQGYQGYFGADNPAYPFARITDSHLPAGVKQQYYIDHAKAVPYQQPFQYRTGAPTAIAASFTETKPTSSTFQFNREESNTSSAVQQVSQSQEQNLKSSQSL